The following DNA comes from Miscanthus floridulus cultivar M001 chromosome 5, ASM1932011v1, whole genome shotgun sequence.
GAGCTCAATCGCCGGTTCGACGAACAAGATGCGAAGTGGGAGCGGCGCTTCTCCGATCTGGATCGCGACCGCGCCGCGCACGACTCGGCGGTCGACGGCCGCCTCGCCACCCTGGAGGCTGCCTGCTCCGACTTGGACTCGATCCGGCTCGCCAACTCCACCGACGTCCGCGACAGCCGCGTCACGACGCTGGAGGTGGCGGCTTCGGCCCTCGGGACTTGGCGGCCGGCGGTCGAAGCGCTCGTGGACGATCTCCGCCTCGAGGTGAAGCGCATCTCCGACCACTGGGACCACACGCAGGGCGCCTCGTCCACTCTCCCGCTCGGCCCCTTCCCGTCCCCGTCGTCGGCACCCGCGCGGCCAGTTCCCGGCTCGCCCACCGAGGGAACCAATGGGCTCAGCTCTCCATCGATTCCACGGGATACTGGATCCGGGGTCGTCACGACCTGGAGCCATATCCCGGCCAACGGTACGATGTCCACTCCTCTTCCTCCTACGCCTTCTTCGTCTGTTGTCACCTTGGATCGTCCTCCTCCCGTTATCGTACCACCTCGCCCCCCAATTTGGCCGGTTCAGCCCACTTTTCACCCTCCTTTTCCGCCGCCAGTCATTTTTCCCCCACCTCCGCCAAATCCACCTAGCTTTCATCCGCCGTGTTCCAATTCGCTGAGTTCTCATCCCACCAATTCCATTCACCCTCAATTTTCTTCTCCCCTTCCGGTTCCCCCCAATTTTGCCCAATTCCatccacaccacccaaatattACTTCTCCACTTCCGCCTCCGCCCATTTTTTTCCATTCCTTCAGTTTCACCAGTTTTTCCACCACATCATACTATTCCTTCCAATTTCGCTCACCACAAGCCAGCCGACCCTTATTCTCCATCCTCTGTGTTAGGTCGCTTTCCTAAGCTTCCTTTCCCCAAGTTTGACGGTGACAATCCCCGCTTGTGGCGTCGTCGCTGTGAGAAGTATTTCGCTATGTATGGTGTGGAGGAGTTTATGTGGATTAGCGTGTCTGAACACTATCTCGAAGGCCCTGCAGCACGCTGGTTCCAATCCATCGAGTCCCAACTTCGTTCAGCAACTTGGTCTACCTTCTGTCAATTGTTGCATGATCGTTTCGATCGTGACCAACATGAGCTGTTGATCCGTAAGCTGTTTTCCATCAAACAGCTTACCTCTGTCTCTGATTATGTCACACGTTTTACTGAACTCGTGGATCAACTGTCTGCCTATTCCAATTCTACAAATCCTGTCTATTACACCATGCGCTTTATCGATGGGTTGTTTCCCGAGATTAAAGCCGTTGTGTTGGTTCAGCGTCCGCAAAACCTCGATGCTGCTTGTGTTCTGGCATTGTTGCAGGAGGAGGCAGGGGTTCCAGCTCCGACCAGACAGCCTCGTTCGGGTGATTGGTATACGACATCCAAATTCCAGCATTCTCCCCGGACGCCATTGCCTCTTCCTCCGCCACCCCGTGCTGACAAGGGACCAGCCCCTGCTACTGGTCCTATGGTGGCGGCTCCTGCAGTCAAGCAGTCTTCCAATGCTGATCCCAAGCTTCAGGCCATCAAAGCTTATCGAAGGGCTTTGGGTCTTTGTTACAAATGTGGTGCCAAGTGGAGTAAAGACCATACATGCCATCCTGAGGTGTTACTTGCCGTGGAAGCTCTTTGGGACTCGTTTGATTCCTCAGAAGCTGACTGTTTTGAAATTCTGGAGAAGCCGGTACCCGAGCAGTTGTTTGTGGCCATTTCCAAAGCTGCTGCTCTTGGTGCTTCTACGGCCCGTACTATTCGGTTTGCTGGGACAGTCGGTGGGCATCCAGCTTTAATATTGATTGACTCTGGTAGCTCATCATCTTTTCTTAGTGAATCCTTGGCAGCCCAATTGTCGTCAGCAGTGATCACTCCGCAGTCCACTCAAGTGCAAGTTACTGGTGGTGGCCTGTTGCTGAGCTCCGGCATCCTTCGCAATGTGCCGTGGACACTGGACACATGCACATTCATTTCTGATTTCAGAATACTTCCATTGTCCACCTTTGATGCTATTGTGGGTATGGACTGGCTGGCTGCCTTCAGCCCAATGCATGTTCACTGGCAACCGAAGTGGTTTTCTATTCCCTATCATGGTGCTTCTGTGCTGTTGCAAGGTCTGGATGAGGAGGAGTGCCCCGGTCAGTTGCTTCTTCAGCTGTGCCCGGTTCcagattctagtgctgcatcttCCTCTGCTGCTCAGGAACTGCCAGTGGAAATCCAAGCTCTGGTTGATTCCTTTCCTGATTTGTTCTCTCCACCAGTGGAGTTGCCGCCTTCATGAGCATGTAACCACTCTATCCCGCTGTTGCCCGGTGCTAGTCCTGTGTACATCCGCCCGTACAGATACCCACCGAGCCTCAAAGATGAAATTGAGCGACAGGTCAATGAGATGCTTTCTCAAGGAATCATACAGCCAAGCTCTAGTTCCTTCTCTTCGCCCGTGCTAttggtcaagaagaaggatggctcgtaCCGGTTCTGTGTCGACTTTCGGCACCTCAATGCTCTCACCGCGAAGTCCAAGTTTCCAGTGCCAGTGTTCGAGGAATTGATGGATGAGTTAGCTCATGCCAGTTGGTTCACTAATCTGAATCTTCGTGCGGGGTTCCATCAGATTTTGCTTCAACTGGGTGAAGAGCACAAGACCGCATTTCAGACCCATCTCGGTCAGTATGAATTCAGAGTTATGGCCTTCGGTTTAACTGGAGCTCCAGGAACCTTTCAAGGTGCTATGAATGTGACATTGGCTCCTGGGCTTCGCCGCTTTGTGATAGTCTtttttgatgatattttgatctaTAGCCGTTCCTATGAAGCCCATGTACAGCATGTTGCTCTAGTTTTTCAGTGGCTGGCCGCTGAGAACTGGAAGATTAAGCTTTCCAAGTGcaagtttgctcaaaggcaagTCTCTTACTTGGGCCATGTGATCAGCAGCTCCGGTTTGTCCACCGATCCGGCCAAGGTTCAGGCCATCCAGGATTGGTCGCCACCAACTTCCGTCCATGATCTTCGCGGATTCCTTGGATTGGCCAGATATTATCGGAAGTTCGTCCGTAATTTTGGGATCATTGCCAAGCCACTGACGGATTTGCTCAAAAAGGATGCCCTCTTTGTATGGACTTCCATTCATGAGTCTGCCTTTCTAACACTTAAGACAGCACTATCCTCAGCTCCAGTGTTGGCCTTACCTGATTTCTCCATCCCTTTTGAGATTGAAACCGATGCTTCTGGAGTGGGTGTGGGAGCGGTTCTACAGCAGCGAGGACATCCTTTGGCTTATATCAGTAAGGCCTTGGGGCCTCGCAATCAGGGTCTGTCTGTCTATGAAAAAGAGTATTTGGCAATTCTTATGGCTGTGGATGCTTGGCGACATTACTTGCTGCAGTCTGAGTTTATCTTACACACTGACCAGAAGAGTCTCATTCACCTCAATGAACAGCGACTACACATgccctggtgaaaggtccttgtttagttttggtaattgagtgacaacttaggtggactaattgtgtttatgtgagatacacaggtgattagtccacaggtacatgtgtatgagcaacatatgccatggaggtgaaaatggcttggagatgttgcaaagctcacacatgtgatgatgaaggagcttaaatacacatgagacatgacattgagtcatatgatcaaggtggagaagatcaagataagacttggcttgatggaccggttgcaagcgtgaagggcaagtcgaaggctttggagtgatggaccgcgtagcggtgaagcttgagcaagacttggcgccgatggacgatggcaacggtgaagagcaagtagagtcaagatcgatgaaccaatatgatcatgtgatgatatgaagtggatcatatcattgttgatcgtattggtgcatgtgttgcatcgacattgaaggagatggaatggaatgcgcaaggcaaaggtataacctagggcatttcatttcaccggtcataggtgtgtagagaagtttatgaccgggtttaggatagatggccgtactatcaagaggggcaaacttgtttgcatatcggtcatctagtgccactcgagtgatctaactttgcattgtcgctaggatcgagtggcgtggtaagttgagtggctaacatcctttgggaaatgattgtgaaaatgctaacacacatacacatgatggtgttggcacatttacaaaggaggtggcgctttcgggaaaatgaaatgcctattttctattgcgtcggatgcaaattcttgtggttagcacacttgagcaagggtgaagaaaatggagaagatgctggcgtcggtcaactgaccggacgctggatctgaatgcaccggacgctggcaggctgcgtccggtcgcgctgacgtatggtgacgcagtagctggagagtgaccggacgctggctgcgtccgatcgcattcgaccggacgcgtccggtcatgctcgggagcttactggaaacgaccggacgctgagggtccagcgtccggtcagttgagtgctgctgcgtccggtcaggtcaagtgaccgttggaaccgagacacgtggtcgtctgtgggtggccggacgctgaggtccagcgtccggtcaacacgaccggagcgtccggttggcccgaccgttgcccagtgaaggggtaacggctagtttagcccttggggctataaatagaagtggccctcggccatggctggtgtggagcacctcaagggacttagtgtccatgcttgtgagtgcttgggagccctccatcacacatatacttgatagtgatcattcgattgtgtgagtgagcgattctagtgcgattgcatcgtgaggttgcatctgagtggcactaggtgatcgagttgcaagccggtggtgcttgttactcttggaggttgccacctcctagacggcttggtggtggtctccgtcgaagcgcgcaagaagcttgtgcggcgctccggagaagtgcttgtgaggggcattatgctcgccccgcgggagccgcgaagagcaactctagtaaagcatgtcattgagctaccctcactcaaggggtaggttcttgcagcgcccgacgtgcgggcttagcaggtgatgctaattagccgccgaaccaccaagtgagcggtcgacacaacggggactagcgtgttggcaaacacgtgaacctcgggagaaaaatcatcgtgtcaaccttgttcttcccgttggtttgcatccccattacacaagcttgcacttacttttatacatattaagcttgtgtagttgctcttgtaattagatagcttgtgtagcttgctaattaccttcttgcttgtgtagcatagaagtagctctcttgcgtggctaatttggttttagtaaccttgttggtcacattgcttagtttgtgtagctaagtatttacgctctctaattaggcattggttgctttgttattgagcattgctagtgagcttagttagctttgtgcttttgcttactagcatgtgtaggagctcccttgtcgcttaaagtactagtggcataggtttgtgtgaccttgcttctagaattgtttaggagagctcttgctagcccagcacctttgttgcataattgttatctttgcaaggtgctagtgaacatatatagtggggtatagtcttggctagaccgatagttttaattccgcacttgtatcggttagccgacgcgattaagttttagaaaagactattcaccccccctctagtcgccatctcgccCCTTCACCTGGCAACAAAAGGTCTTTACCCGATTGTTGGGGCTTCGCTACAAGATTGTCTATCGTTGGGGTGAGGAGAATACTGTTGCAGATGCCTTGTCCCGGCGACCACATCCCGAAATTCTGTTGGCCTTGTCTTCTCCCACACATGATTGGTTGGCTTTCTTGCAACAGTGGTATACTACAGGAAGCCACAACTTTGCTTGCTCAGTTAGCTGTTGATTCTGCGGCTCGACCTCATTTTAGTTTGCGCCAGGGTGTTATCTTATACAAAGGCCGCATTTGGCTGGGCTCAAATTCCGCCTTGCAGATCACGGTCACCTCAGCCCTCCATGACAGCGCTGTGGGTGGTCATTCCGGCTTCCCGGTGACTTTTGCCAAGGTCCGTCAGCTCTTTTATTGGCATGGTATGCGAGCTGCCATTCGTCAGTATGTGCAGTCTTGTGCTGTCTGTGCCCAAGCTAAGCCTGATCGCAGCAGTTATCCGGGTCTCCTCCAACCTCTTCCTGTACCCAAGGCATCCTGGGAGGTGATCTCAATGGATTTTGTAGAAGGGTTGCCACTATCTGGTGCTGTTAATGCTATCATGGTGGTTGTTGACAAGTTCTCTAAGTTTGCCCATTTCATTGCTTTGCGCCACCCGCTGTCTGCTGCATCTGTGGCTCGGGCCTTCCTGGACAATGTCTATAAGTTACACGGTTTACCACTGGCCATTATCTCGGATCGGGACCGGCTGTTCACCAGTAAGTTTTGGCAATTGCTCTTCAAGCTGGCAGGTACCGATCTtcgaatgagctccgcatatcaTCCCCAAACGGACGGACAAACTGAACGTGTGAATCAGTGCATGGAGACTTTCCTTCGCTGTTTTGTTCATTCATGTCCTCGGCAATGGTCTCAGTGGCTCTCCGTGGCTGAGTTTTGGTATAATACCTCATTCCACTCCGCTTTGGGTCGCTCTCCATTTGAAGTGTTATATGGCTTTCCACCATGGCTGTTGGGACTGGATCTTTCTGCTGCAGCTCCAGTTCCTGAACTTCAGCAGTGGCTGACTGACAGAGCTCTCATACAGCGCTTGGTTCAGCAGCACCTTCATCGCGCTCAGCACCGTATGAAACGCCAGGCTGACAAGCATCGCACTGAGCGCTCCTTCAATATTGGTGATTGGGTCTTTCTTAAGCTTCAGCCTTATGTCCAATCCTCTGTCGCTGCTCGTTCCAACAACAAGTTGTCCTTCAAGTTCTTCGGCCCCTTTCGTATCCTCAAACAAGTTGGGAAGGTTGCATACCACCTGGACTTGCCGGAGTCTGCTGCGGTCCATCCAGTGTTCCATGTGTCCCTGCTCAAGCGCTCTCCAGGTTCACAACCGGTGAGTCCATCCATTCCTTCTTCCCTGACTGAATTCCAGGTGCCTGAGAAACTGTTGCAGTGGCGTTGGACATCGGGTGAGAGACCAATTCATCAAGTCCTTGTCAAGTGGTCCCACATGCCGGGTTCTCTAGCTACCTGGGAATCTGTTGAAGATCTGCGGCGCCAGTTTCCCAGATCTCCGGCGTGGGGACACGCCGGCACTCAAGGAAGGGGGATTGTCAGCAGCACACCTGATGCCACTGCCGGTGATGCCGCTGATGGACCGGGACTTGGTTTTCCTTCGCCGAGGCCCAAGAGGCAGACGCGGCCCAACTCCAGGGTGCTCGGGCCCATGTGGCAAGTTTAGCGTGTATATGAGCCAAAGTGCCGGATTGGAGGAGGATAGCACAGAAGTAACTGAATACTCTTTTCTGTAATAGAAGCACTTAGCATACattacttgttcttcttcttcatcaagcatACAATTCGTAGTTTAGTCTCACAAGTACTTCCTGTCCGTGTCCAGCACGCACACTCCACGGATACACGTCCCCGCCTAACGCGCCGTCCCGTCCGTACAACGGTGGTTGCCGGGGGCGACGAGCTGGCCGCCGCCTGTTCGATTAGTCAGCCCGTCCACCGAGCCGGCGTCGACGTTCTGCTGCCACGGCCGTCGTCGCGGGCTCCGACCCAATCCCAGTAATACGGCGCGTACGTACGCCGGCGTGCCGGTGGGCTCCGGCTGCGTCCGGGACCACGCATATGCGGGGTCGTTGCGTCGGTTGCAGCTATGCGTGTGCGTGCTCGATCGATATATCGCCGAGTGGTTGCGTGCGCTGCTGAAACGAAACGGGACGGGGAGTCGGGGATcttccatccgggaagcaacaggGAAGCCCGTCGGCCCGTGGACTGATCGAAGCAGACACAGGGGTGTGTAGAGGCCTAGAGGGAGGTGGACATACTCTACTGCAGTTCGTTGCCGGCCGGCCGGAATGAATGGAATCGGCCAGGATGGTGCGCTTGCACCGgaaaggaggagggaggagggaggaggagcggcCGGCGGGCCGGCCGGATCACGTGGTGGCGCCCATGCAGCTAGCCTGACCCAACCACCGATCAATCATGCAAGTTCTGCTCCTCCGGccgagtagctgaaaggcgcctGCCTCGGATGTCCAACCCAATCCAACTGTctagcaatgcaatgcaaggtcTCTTTAACTCCCACCCGTCACCACTCACCACTAAGGCTATCTTCACCCGTCGCCCCGCCCCGCTCCTCGCCGCGCCGGCAGCTCCCCGCCGCAGTCCCACCTGGCGCTGCACTCTGACGCAAACAACAAACAAACACAGACTGACAAAAACATAGAACCGAAGAAGAACACAGACGACGGGGCTGCTCACTGTGTGCGAACTCCGGGGAACGCTGAAGGCGTGGCCTGCCGAGGCTTCGAACAAGGAGCGCTTGGCTCTGTCCCCACCTGTGCCGCTCGGCAACCGGAGCCAAACGCTGAAGTGCTTCAACAGAAGCCCAACACAACCCGAACGAAGAACAGAGCAAGGCCGAGTGCTACGAACAGCAGCTCGCCTGCAAGAAAATCGACTGGATCTCCATCAAATCAAAACGATTTGCTCCCAACCTTTGCACAGATGAAATTCAGCTTAGCACGAACCTATTCCTCAAAAATCATTGTCTGGGATTGACCCAAACTCCGGGAAACTCAAATTAAGACCAAGAACACGAGTTTTCCCCAAAATGAAAATCGGCTTGGATATTGATGCACGAGTGAAATTAGCTCAAATCACTTGGGGATCTTGTTCATCACTCGATAGAGCATCAATCTGTCCaagcaaaatccaaaaaaaaaactcaaatccATCGAGAACAAAGAGAGGGAAGCACGGAAACCAAGGACTCGGGCACGAAACAACTCAGACTCAAAAATCGAACCTAGAGGGCAACGTGTGGAAGGGGCATCACTTCCCAACACAAATCACCAGTTGAATACACAGACAAGTGCTCAATCTGTCGAGGTCCGGGCCGATGTAGTTGGTGTTGAGGTCGACGGAGCGCAGGCGCGGTAGGCGGCAGAGCGCGTCGGCGGGGAAGGAGCTGACCAGGTTGAGGTTGGGGAGGGAGACCTCAGTGACGACGCCGGCGTCGTCGCAGGTGACGCCCGTCCAGGCGCAGGCGCGGCGTGGCTCATGTTCCAGTCGGCGAGCTCATCCGCCGCGGCCAGAGATTTGCGTCGTCTCTCTCGAAGACGTTTATTTGCATTTCGCCTCGGGTGGTATGCAAAATAGATCCGTTGTTTGCTCTTCTGTTGGACCATATTTTTAGATACATAAAACACTATGTACGACACATTTTGTGTTTGGTTACGCTTCTCGAGACAGACAGTCTAACTACCATGCAATGCAACCGCTGCTGCCGGCCGGGTGATGACTGTACACGCCCTTTTGCTCTTGGATCTTTGTCCCCTCCATATCTGCACAGCACAGACTGCGTGCTGTAGTAGCAGTGTATCACCATTCACCAAGTTGTGATTTCACAAGGTAACAGAAAACAGAGGTGAGCTACCGCTACCACTTGCTGTGGAAGCTGGGTGGTACAGCCGCGCTATGCCCCGCTCGCCCCTGCTGCCGAGATCGTGTTCGTATCTGTCGGACCACAAAACGCAAAGGGCCCGCCGGCATCTCTCACATGCAGGCCTTCTGAACAGCCGCATCGGAATTGGATCGCCGGCTGAAAGATACTCGACTGTGCGGGCAGGGGCATCCATCATCGTATTCTACGAACCCGTCGGTTGGCTGGGTCCATGCATGCCGACGGCGCCCAGCTCGGGCAGGgcaggccgccgccgcccgaGGCGCCCGCGCGCGGGCGTGACCGCGAAGGCGAGCCAGTGCTGTGAGGTTGCTATCGGGTGCCGTCGTCCAGGCTTTGGCGCAGCGAGGCGGACCAGGCAAAGGCAAAGGCAAAGCACGTCGTCAGTACGAGCACGGTTCGCGGCgccgggcaggggcaggggcaggggcaggcgcaTGGCACGGATGCGGGATGCCTGCTGCGGTGGCCGGCGGCGGTGCAGACGCACAAGTCGGGTCGCTTTCGGCCTTGCCGATGATTCCATTCCGTACGGGCTCGTGTCAGCTGGagtatcttttcttttctttggagTGGAGGGATCGTGTTCGTGTCAGCTCTCTTCTGAGTTCTGAGCTCTCTGATCATCTTCTGCCTCCGCGCCATGGAATTCCGTGTCGGCCTTGTCGATCGATCCTTTTGCTTCCGTCTTGGGTCCCACATGGGCCCTCTGTTTTGTACCCGGAGGCCCGGAAGGACGGACTTGGCTGGCGGTCTTCGTCAAGCCCCAAAGCTTTGTTCATGGGCCGTACTTGCTACGGGGTATCCTGACCATATGGGCCTAATTCGCGCCAGAAACTTCTTGCCATAGGTGGACCACCATGCTTGGTCGTGTTTGGGCCCTCCTAACAGGTCAGCCCATACTCATGTGAGGCAAGAGTACAGGCGTACAGCCTGTTTCGAGCCTAAATGACATTACCATCAGCCGAAAGCAATATTGAGATGCATATTCAGAACAAGAAGCACAGAGTTCCTGTACCACAGGAAATACTTCTACTGATGGCAATGCAATGCATCCATAGCCTCCATCCACCTTCCACGGTTCCACCACATGGGTAACAACTCATACAGTAATGATCTCAGGTAGCACTACAAGAGCATAGATACCGGCCATTGCCTGCACAAAGCCCATCAAACAATGTTCAGTTTGCACGTTGACCCCCAACAAAACAAACAGTGGAGTGGAATTTAACAACAGATTGCGACGAATGAACTTGTTAACATCATGTACCACACCAACTTTGCTCCTCGACCAAACACAACACATAGAGGCAAGTAGGCGTGCACACACTACATACTATCCCTCAACAAGAAATCCACTCCAACATTGTTCCTATTTTGGTAATTATTAGGCGGTGGTGGTGCAGATTGGCAGAAAGCTAACAGGTACCGTGCTACTACCAACTTACCAAGTCACCATACACTACAACTGCATATATTAACTACAAGATGCCCCTCATTGGCTTATTTCTCAGATGCTAGGAGCTTGGTGCTAAGGTCACCGTCCCTTCCTGTTGTCCTCTTGGTCACATAGAGCTCAACATACACCTTCTTCATCTTGGGTGTCAGCCACAGTGTAGCTATGCAGACAGGTGACAGGATAACAACACCCGGCCAAGGATCCCACCACTTGTCGGAGACCATTACCATCACCACCACGATGCCAACGTAAAACAGTAGGTAAACAACAAAAAAAATATCCTGCATGGTAGAGACAAGCGATAAGAGTAAAAGATAAGGCAGCAGGCAAACAAATAATGTGCTAGC
Coding sequences within:
- the LOC136455534 gene encoding uncharacterized protein: MVAAPAVKQSSNADPKLQAIKAYRRALGLCYKCGAKWSKDHTCHPEVLLAVEALWDSFDSSEADCFEILEKPVPEQLFVAISKAAALGASTARTIRFAGTVGGHPALILIDSGSSSSFLSESLAAQLSSAVITPQSTQVQVTGGGLLLSSGILRNVPWTLDTCTFISDFRILPLSTFDAIVGMDWLAAFSPMHVHWQPKWFSIPYHGASVLLQGLDEEECPGQLLLQLCPVPDSSAASSSAAQELPVEIQALVDSFPDLFSPPVELPPS